The following proteins are co-located in the Helicobacter acinonychis genome:
- the ureB gene encoding urease subunit beta yields MKMKKLDYVNTYGPTKGDKVRLGDTELWAEVEHDYTIYGEELKFGAGKTIREGMGQSNSHDENTLDLVITNALIIDYTGIYKADIGIKNGKIAGIGKAGNKDMQDGVSPNLVVGVGTEALAGEGMIVTAGGIDSHTHFLSPQQFPTALANGVTTMFGGGTGPVDGTNATTITPGEWNIHRMLRAAEEYAMNVGFLGKGNSSSKTQLVEQIEAGVIGFKLHEDWGTTPSAINTCLSVADEYDVQVCIHTDTVNEAGYVENTLNAMNGRAIHAYHIEGAGGGHSPDVITMAGEENILPSSTTPTIPYTINTVAEHLDMLMTCHHLDKKIREDLQFSQSRIRPGSIAAEDVLHDNGMIAMTSSDSQAMGRAGEVVPRTWQTADKNKKEFGPLKEDAQNGNDNFRIKRYISKYTINPAITHGVSEYIGSVEAGKIADLVVWNPAFFGVKPKIIIKGGLVVFSEMGDSNASVPTPQPVYYREMFGHHGKAKFDTSITFVNKLAYEKGIKEKLGLERKVLPIKNVRNITKKDFKFNNTTGKLTVDPKSFEVFLEGKLCTSKPASELPLAQRYTFF; encoded by the coding sequence GCAGGCAAGACCATTAGAGAAGGCATGGGGCAAAGCAACAGCCATGATGAAAACACTTTGGATTTAGTGATCACCAACGCTCTTATTATTGACTATACCGGCATTTATAAGGCTGATATTGGGATTAAAAACGGCAAGATTGCAGGCATTGGGAAAGCAGGCAATAAGGACATGCAAGATGGTGTTAGCCCTAATTTAGTCGTAGGCGTGGGCACAGAAGCTTTAGCAGGAGAAGGCATGATAGTTACCGCTGGTGGGATTGATAGCCACACGCATTTTTTAAGCCCTCAACAATTCCCCACAGCTCTAGCTAATGGCGTAACCACTATGTTTGGTGGCGGAACTGGTCCGGTAGATGGCACGAATGCGACCACCATCACTCCAGGGGAATGGAATATCCACAGAATGTTAAGAGCCGCTGAAGAATACGCCATGAATGTGGGCTTTTTAGGGAAAGGGAATTCTTCAAGCAAAACCCAATTGGTGGAACAAATTGAAGCTGGGGTTATAGGCTTTAAATTGCATGAGGATTGGGGCACGACTCCTAGCGCAATTAACACATGCTTAAGCGTCGCTGATGAATACGATGTGCAAGTGTGCATCCACACAGACACCGTGAATGAAGCTGGGTATGTGGAAAACACGCTCAATGCGATGAATGGGCGTGCCATCCATGCATACCACATTGAAGGGGCAGGCGGAGGACATAGCCCAGATGTTATCACTATGGCCGGTGAAGAAAACATCCTACCCAGTTCCACCACCCCAACTATTCCTTATACCATAAATACGGTTGCAGAACACTTAGATATGCTAATGACCTGCCACCATTTGGACAAAAAGATCCGAGAGGATTTACAATTTTCACAAAGCCGTATCCGCCCAGGCAGTATTGCAGCTGAAGATGTTTTGCATGACAATGGCATGATTGCTATGACAAGCTCTGACTCTCAAGCGATGGGAAGAGCAGGCGAAGTCGTTCCAAGAACTTGGCAAACCGCTGATAAAAACAAGAAAGAGTTTGGTCCTTTAAAAGAAGACGCTCAAAATGGGAATGACAATTTCCGCATCAAACGCTACATTTCTAAATACACCATTAACCCTGCTATTACGCATGGCGTGAGCGAATACATTGGCTCTGTGGAAGCAGGAAAGATCGCTGATTTAGTCGTGTGGAATCCGGCCTTTTTTGGGGTGAAACCTAAAATCATCATTAAAGGCGGTTTGGTCGTATTCTCTGAAATGGGCGATAGCAACGCATCTGTGCCAACCCCTCAACCTGTTTATTACAGAGAAATGTTTGGTCATCATGGAAAGGCTAAATTTGACACGAGCATCACTTTTGTCAATAAGCTCGCTTATGAAAAGGGCATTAAAGAAAAGCTTGGATTGGAAAGAAAGGTATTGCCCATCAAAAATGTGCGCAATATCACTAAAAAAGACTTTAAGTTCAACAACACCACAGGAAAACTCACCGTTGACCCTAAAAGCTTTGAAGTCTTTTTGGAGGGCAAACTTTGCACTTCCAAGCCAGCGAGCGAATTGCCTTTAGCGCAACGATACACTTTCTTTTAG
- a CDS encoding SEL1-like repeat protein has product MLGSVRKTAFRVLCLGALCLGSLMAEQDPKELVSLGAKSYKEQDFSQAKKYFEKACDLKENSGCFNLGVLYYQGQGVEKDLKKAASFYTKACDLDYSNGCHLLGNLYYGGQGVSQNTKKALQYYSKACELKYAEGCASLGGIYHDGKVVTRDFTKSVEYFTKACDLNDGDGCTILGSLYDNGRGTPKDLKKALASYDKACDLKDSPGCFNAGNMYHHGEGVAKNFKEAIARYSKACELKNGGGCFNLGAMQYNGEGIARNEKQAIENFKKGCKLGAKGACDILKQLKIKV; this is encoded by the coding sequence ATGTTAGGAAGCGTTAGAAAAACCGCTTTTAGGGTTTTATGTTTGGGTGCGTTGTGTTTAGGGAGCTTGATGGCAGAGCAAGATCCTAAAGAGCTTGTGAGTTTGGGGGCAAAGAGCTACAAGGAACAAGATTTTTCTCAAGCTAAGAAATATTTTGAAAAAGCTTGCGATTTAAAAGAAAATAGTGGGTGTTTTAATTTGGGGGTGCTTTATTATCAAGGGCAGGGCGTGGAAAAGGATTTGAAAAAAGCCGCTTCATTTTATACGAAAGCGTGTGATTTGGATTATAGCAATGGGTGTCATTTGCTAGGCAATTTGTATTATGGTGGGCAGGGCGTGTCTCAAAATACCAAAAAAGCCTTGCAATACTACTCTAAAGCGTGCGAATTGAAATACGCTGAAGGGTGTGCAAGTTTAGGGGGGATTTATCATGATGGTAAAGTGGTCACTAGGGATTTTACAAAATCTGTGGAATATTTCACGAAAGCGTGCGATTTAAACGATGGTGATGGTTGCACGATATTGGGGAGTTTGTATGATAACGGCAGGGGCACGCCTAAAGATTTGAAAAAAGCGCTCGCTTCGTATGATAAAGCGTGCGATTTAAAAGACAGCCCAGGGTGTTTTAACGCAGGGAATATGTATCATCATGGCGAAGGTGTAGCGAAAAATTTTAAAGAGGCTATCGCTCGTTATTCTAAAGCATGCGAGTTGAAAAATGGCGGAGGGTGTTTCAATCTAGGGGCTATGCAATACAATGGCGAAGGCATAGCAAGGAATGAAAAGCAAGCCATAGAAAACTTTAAAAAAGGTTGCAAATTAGGCGCTAAAGGGGCATGCGATATTCTCAAGCAACTCAAAATCAAAGTTTAG
- a CDS encoding bifunctional 4-hydroxy-2-oxoglutarate aldolase/2-dehydro-3-deoxy-phosphogluconate aldolase yields MQDKVIEVLQISPIVPVVVIEDLKDAVPLAQSLIEGGIPIIEVTLRSNCALEAIELIAKNVPKMHVGAGTILNLNQLEQAQNRGAEFLISPGLTPSLLEYAKKKDMPLIPGVSSSSEVMQALELGYNALKFFPAEYCGGAKLLNAFNGPFKGVKFCPTGGISVDNMHAYLKLENVLCVGGSWLTHRNLVQNKEWDKIIELCKQALANIKT; encoded by the coding sequence ATACAAGATAAAGTAATAGAGGTTTTACAAATTAGCCCCATTGTCCCTGTGGTGGTGATTGAAGATCTGAAAGACGCTGTGCCTTTAGCGCAAAGCCTAATAGAGGGGGGTATTCCAATCATAGAAGTTACTCTGCGTTCAAACTGCGCTTTGGAAGCCATAGAGCTTATCGCTAAAAATGTGCCAAAAATGCATGTGGGTGCTGGCACAATTTTAAATCTTAATCAATTAGAACAAGCTCAAAATAGGGGGGCTGAATTTTTGATTAGCCCAGGTCTTACGCCTAGCCTTTTAGAATACGCAAAGAAAAAAGACATGCCCCTAATACCTGGGGTTTCTAGCAGTAGTGAAGTCATGCAAGCTTTAGAGTTGGGCTATAACGCCTTAAAATTTTTCCCAGCAGAATATTGCGGAGGCGCTAAACTTTTAAACGCTTTTAATGGCCCTTTTAAGGGGGTGAAATTTTGCCCTACTGGGGGCATTAGCGTGGATAACATGCATGCTTATTTGAAATTAGAAAATGTTTTGTGCGTGGGAGGGAGTTGGCTTACCCATAGAAATTTAGTGCAAAATAAAGAGTGGGATAAAATCATAGAACTTTGCAAACAAGCGTTGGCTAACATTAAAACCTAA
- the edd gene encoding phosphogluconate dehydratase: MPKHSLEQIKEKITERSKKTRELYLENIFNPKNQPKIENLGCANIAHVTASMPKHLKMPLGSHKRKHFAIITAYNDMLSAHQPFKDYPDLIKKELQEHNAYASVASGVPAMCDGITQGYEGMELSLFSRDVIALSTVVGLSHNVFDGAFFLGVCDKIVPGLLIGALSFGNLASVFVPSGPMVSGIENFKKAKARQDFAMGKINREELLKVEMQSYHDVGTCTFYGTANSNQMMMEFMGLHAANSSFINPNNPLRKVLVEESAKRLASGKVLPLAKLIDEKSILNALIGLMATGGSTNHTLHLIAIARSCGVILNWDDFDAISNLIPLLAKVYPNGSADVNAFEACGGLAFVIKELLKEGLLFEDTHTIMDTETQKGMQNYTKTPFLENNQLVYKDAINHSLNTDILRSVSEPFATNGGLKILKGNLGRAVIKISAIKDEHRKIKARAIVFKTQSEFLERFKNKELERDFVAVLPFQGPKFNGMPELHKLTTNLGALQDMGYKVALVTDGRMSGASGKVPSAIHLSPEGALNGAIIRIKDGDLIELDAPNNALNVLEKDFENREINPLFLEILKDLEKPSFGLGRELFTSLRLNVNTAEEGAMSFGIKI; the protein is encoded by the coding sequence ATGCCTAAACATTCTTTAGAACAAATCAAAGAAAAAATTACGGAGCGTAGCAAAAAAACCAGAGAGCTTTATTTAGAAAATATCTTTAACCCTAAAAACCAGCCCAAGATTGAGAATTTGGGTTGTGCAAATATCGCGCATGTTACAGCGAGCATGCCAAAGCATTTAAAAATGCCTTTAGGTTCGCATAAAAGAAAGCATTTTGCGATCATCACGGCTTATAATGACATGCTTTCAGCCCACCAGCCTTTTAAAGATTACCCTGACTTGATTAAAAAAGAACTGCAAGAGCATAACGCCTATGCGAGCGTCGCTAGTGGGGTGCCAGCGATGTGTGATGGTATCACGCAAGGTTATGAGGGCATGGAATTGAGCTTGTTTAGTAGAGATGTGATCGCGCTAAGCACCGTCGTAGGGTTAAGCCATAATGTTTTTGATGGGGCGTTTTTTTTAGGCGTGTGCGATAAAATCGTGCCAGGCTTACTCATAGGGGCGTTAAGCTTTGGGAATTTAGCGAGCGTGTTTGTGCCAAGCGGGCCTATGGTGAGTGGGATAGAAAACTTTAAAAAAGCCAAAGCGCGTCAAGATTTTGCAATGGGAAAGATCAACAGAGAAGAGCTTTTAAAAGTAGAAATGCAAAGCTACCATGATGTGGGGACTTGCACTTTTTATGGCACGGCTAATTCCAATCAAATGATGATGGAATTTATGGGATTGCATGCGGCTAATTCTAGTTTTATCAACCCTAACAACCCCTTACGAAAGGTTTTAGTAGAAGAGAGCGCGAAAAGATTAGCGAGCGGGAAAGTCCTGCCTTTAGCCAAACTCATTGATGAAAAAAGTATTCTCAACGCTCTTATAGGTTTAATGGCAACAGGGGGTTCTACTAACCATACTTTACATTTGATCGCTATCGCTAGATCTTGTGGGGTCATTCTCAATTGGGACGATTTTGACGCAATCTCTAATCTCATACCCCTTTTAGCTAAAGTCTATCCTAACGGATCAGCCGATGTGAATGCTTTTGAAGCGTGTGGGGGCTTAGCGTTTGTGATCAAAGAGTTGTTAAAAGAGGGGCTTTTATTTGAAGACACTCATACGATCATGGATACCGAAACGCAAAAAGGCATGCAAAATTACACCAAAACCCCCTTTTTAGAAAACAATCAATTGGTGTATAAAGATGCCATCAATCATAGCTTAAATACCGACATCCTACGATCCGTTAGCGAGCCTTTTGCCACTAATGGGGGGCTTAAAATCTTAAAGGGTAATTTGGGGCGAGCGGTGATTAAAATCTCAGCCATTAAAGATGAACATAGGAAAATTAAGGCTAGAGCGATTGTTTTTAAAACCCAAAGCGAATTTTTAGAGCGCTTTAAAAATAAAGAATTGGAGAGGGATTTTGTGGCTGTTTTACCTTTCCAAGGGCCGAAGTTTAATGGCATGCCAGAATTGCACAAACTCACCACGAATTTAGGGGCTTTGCAGGATATGGGCTACAAGGTCGCGCTTGTTACAGATGGGCGCATGAGTGGGGCGAGCGGGAAAGTACCTAGCGCGATCCATTTAAGTCCTGAGGGGGCGTTGAATGGGGCGATCATTAGGATTAAAGATGGCGATTTAATAGAATTAGACGCTCCTAATAACGCTTTAAATGTGCTTGAAAAGGATTTTGAAAATAGAGAAATCAACCCCTTGTTTTTAGAAATCTTAAAAGATCTAGAAAAGCCAAGTTTTGGGCTAGGTAGGGAATTATTTACGAGCTTAAGATTGAATGTCAATACGGCTGAAGAGGGTGCCATGAGTTTTGGCATAAAAATATAA
- a CDS encoding glucose-6-phosphate dehydrogenase, with amino-acid sequence MLDFDLVLFGATGDLAMRKLFISLYEIYIHYGFKESSKIIASGRKELSNEGFLTLLCEKTQLHSREKGEKFLAHISYFCVRLDNPKDFEELSKIATKNKPLIFYFSISPSFFATTAQNLAKNTLNHANTRLILEKPLGHDLKTCKEIFQSISTFFKEEQIFRIDHYLGKKGVQNILELRLNNPILNTLWEQIASVEICVYETLGVEERGEFYDKIGALRDMVQNHLLQILSLIATDLPNDLKDLRQEKIKVLKTLQPPKDFKKQVIRAQYQGYRNENNVHKESQTETLVAIKAFLDTPKFKGVPFYLKTAKKMPHNQASVKIHFNAINTLEFFLSKDKITLTLKDNQAPLVLESHNVQEFLQPYAKLLYDAIENNHNNFAHQLELEASWVFIDTLIEGFINNATPLHFYESHNLNELEFLKPLYQ; translated from the coding sequence ATGTTAGATTTTGATCTGGTTCTTTTTGGCGCGACTGGGGATTTAGCCATGCGTAAGCTCTTCATTTCGCTCTATGAAATTTATATCCATTATGGTTTTAAAGAGAGTTCTAAAATTATCGCATCTGGGCGTAAAGAACTATCTAATGAAGGGTTTTTAACGCTTCTTTGCGAGAAGACACAACTGCATTCAAGAGAAAAGGGCGAGAAATTTTTAGCCCATATTAGTTATTTTTGCGTTCGTTTGGATAACCCTAAAGACTTTGAAGAATTGAGTAAAATCGCTACAAAAAATAAACCCTTGATTTTCTACTTTTCTATCTCCCCTAGTTTTTTTGCAACGACCGCTCAAAATTTAGCCAAAAACACGCTCAATCACGCCAACACCCGCTTGATTTTAGAAAAACCCTTAGGGCATGATTTAAAGACTTGTAAAGAGATTTTTCAAAGCATTAGCACTTTTTTTAAAGAAGAGCAAATTTTTAGAATCGATCATTATTTAGGGAAAAAAGGCGTTCAAAATATCCTTGAATTACGCTTAAATAACCCTATTTTAAACACTTTATGGGAGCAAATCGCTTCGGTTGAAATCTGCGTGTATGAGACCTTGGGGGTGGAAGAAAGGGGCGAATTTTACGATAAAATCGGAGCTTTAAGGGACATGGTTCAAAACCATCTTTTGCAAATTTTATCCCTTATCGCTACAGATTTACCCAACGATTTAAAAGATTTAAGGCAAGAAAAAATCAAAGTTTTAAAAACCTTACAACCCCCTAAAGATTTTAAAAAACAGGTTATTCGTGCCCAATATCAAGGTTATAGAAATGAAAATAATGTCCATAAAGAAAGCCAAACAGAGACTCTTGTCGCTATTAAAGCCTTTTTAGATACGCCTAAATTTAAAGGCGTGCCTTTCTACCTTAAAACCGCTAAAAAAATGCCCCACAATCAAGCGAGTGTGAAAATCCATTTTAATGCCATCAACACGCTAGAATTTTTTCTCTCAAAAGATAAAATCACTCTCACCCTAAAAGACAATCAAGCCCCCCTTGTTTTAGAAAGCCACAATGTGCAAGAATTTTTACAACCCTACGCTAAATTGCTCTATGATGCGATAGAAAATAACCACAATAATTTCGCCCACCAGCTAGAATTAGAAGCGTCATGGGTGTTTATTGACACGCTTATAGAGGGTTTTATCAATAACGCCACGCCCTTACATTTCTATGAAAGCCACAACCTAAACGAGTTAGAATTTTTAAAACCACTCTATCAATAA
- the pgl gene encoding 6-phosphogluconolactonase has translation MGYQLFEFESLEDCNKALIEHFKEFFNATLKKHHQVSIAFSGGRSPISLLQKLSVLDLKWHECVVSLVDERIIDTSHKDSNTKLLHDYLLQNNALKASFIPLLPKEISCNQNALLNFANQHFKQPHLAILGMGTDGHTASLFPETSTFLNEEKENIVLTKPANAPYERLSMSINALENCEKLFLSISGAEKRGVLEKALKENAPYSLPIARILHSKKVTTEVFYAKN, from the coding sequence ATGGGTTATCAATTATTTGAATTTGAAAGTTTAGAAGATTGTAATAAGGCTTTAATAGAGCATTTTAAAGAATTTTTTAACGCTACCTTAAAAAAGCATCATCAAGTTTCTATTGCTTTTTCTGGAGGCCGTTCGCCCATTAGCTTGTTGCAAAAATTGAGCGTTTTAGATCTCAAGTGGCATGAATGTGTAGTCAGTTTAGTAGATGAACGCATTATAGATACAAGCCATAAGGATAGTAATACCAAGTTATTACACGATTATTTGTTGCAAAATAACGCCCTAAAAGCTTCTTTCATTCCGCTTTTACCCAAAGAGATTTCTTGCAATCAAAACGCGCTTTTAAATTTTGCTAACCAGCACTTCAAACAGCCACATTTAGCCATTCTAGGCATGGGGACAGATGGGCATACGGCTAGCCTTTTTCCTGAAACGAGCACTTTTTTAAACGAAGAAAAAGAAAATATCGTCTTAACTAAGCCAGCTAACGCTCCTTATGAACGCCTGAGCATGTCTATTAACGCCTTAGAAAATTGCGAAAAACTTTTTTTAAGCATTAGTGGAGCGGAAAAAAGGGGAGTTTTAGAAAAGGCTTTAAAAGAAAACGCCCCTTATTCTCTACCAATTGCTCGGATTTTACACTCTAAAAAAGTTACCACGGAGGTTTTTTATGCCAAAAACTGA
- a CDS encoding glucokinase produces MPKTETYPRLLADIGGTNARFGLEVASRQIECIEVLRCEDFESLSDAVRFYLSKHQESLKLCPIYGSFAVATPIMGDFVQMTNNHWTFSIETTRQCLGLERLLVVNDFVAQAFAISTMQENDLAQVGGIKCEINAPKAVLGPGTGLGVSTLIQNSDGSLKVLPGEGGHVSFAPFDDLEILVWQYARSKFNHVSAERFLSGSGLVLIYEALSKRKSMEKVAKLSKAELTPQIISERALNGDYPLCRLTLDTFCSMLGTLAADVALTLGARGGVYLCGGIIPRFIDYFKTSPFRARFETKGRMGAFLASIPVHVVLKKTPGLDGVGIALENYLLHDKI; encoded by the coding sequence ATGCCAAAAACTGAAACTTACCCAAGACTATTAGCCGATATTGGCGGCACAAATGCACGCTTTGGTTTGGAAGTCGCCTCACGACAAATTGAATGCATTGAAGTCTTGCGATGCGAAGATTTTGAAAGCTTGAGCGATGCGGTGCGTTTTTATCTTTCTAAACACCAAGAAAGCCTTAAATTATGCCCTATTTATGGCTCTTTTGCTGTGGCTACGCCCATTATGGGGGATTTTGTCCAAATGACAAACAACCACTGGACTTTTTCTATTGAAACGACACGGCAATGTTTGGGATTAGAGAGATTGCTTGTCGTCAATGATTTTGTCGCGCAAGCCTTTGCCATCAGCACGATGCAAGAAAATGATCTGGCTCAAGTAGGCGGAATCAAGTGCGAAATTAACGCCCCTAAAGCGGTTTTAGGGCCAGGAACTGGGCTTGGGGTAAGCACTCTTATTCAAAATAGCGATGGTTCTTTGAAAGTCTTACCCGGTGAAGGAGGGCATGTGAGCTTTGCCCCTTTTGATGATTTGGAAATTTTAGTGTGGCAATACGCCCGCTCTAAATTCAATCATGTGAGTGCAGAAAGGTTTTTGAGTGGGAGCGGCTTGGTGTTGATTTATGAAGCCCTATCTAAACGAAAAAGCATGGAAAAGGTGGCTAAATTGAGCAAGGCTGAATTGACCCCACAAATCATTAGCGAACGTGCTTTGAATGGGGATTACCCTTTGTGCAGATTGACTTTGGATACTTTTTGCTCCATGCTTGGCACACTCGCTGCTGATGTGGCTCTCACTTTGGGTGCTAGAGGTGGGGTGTATTTGTGTGGGGGGATTATCCCACGATTTATTGACTATTTTAAAACCTCGCCTTTTAGAGCGCGTTTTGAGACAAAAGGGCGCATGGGAGCGTTTCTCGCTTCTATCCCTGTGCATGTCGTGTTGAAAAAAACTCCAGGACTTGACGGAGTAGGCATTGCGTTAGAGAATTATTTACTGCATGATAAAATATAG
- a CDS encoding NAD(P)-dependent alcohol dehydrogenase — protein sequence MRVQSKGFAIFSKDGHFKPHDFSRHAIGPQDVLIDIHYAGICHSDIHSAYSEWKEGIYPMIPGHEIAGVIKEVGKEVKKFKVGDVVGVGCFVNSCKTCKPCKEHQEQFCANHKTVFTYDCLDYFHDNEPHMGGYSNNIVVDENYVISVDKNAPLEKVAPLLCAGITTYSPLKFSKVTKGTKVGVAGFGGLGSMAVKYAVVMGAEVSVFARNEHKKQDALSMGAKHFYTDPKNCKEELDFIISTIPTHYDLKDYLKLLTYNGDLALVGLPPIEVAPTLNVFDFISLGNRKVYGSLIGGIKETQEMMDFSIKHNIYPEIDLILGKDIDTAYHNLTHGKAKFRYVIDMKKSFD from the coding sequence ATGAGAGTCCAATCTAAAGGTTTTGCTATTTTTTCTAAAGACGGGCATTTCAAACCCCATGATTTTAGCCGCCATGCTATAGGCCCTCAAGATGTGTTGATTGACATTCATTATGCAGGGATTTGTCATAGCGATATTCATAGCGCTTATAGCGAATGGAAAGAAGGCATCTACCCTATGATTCCTGGGCATGAAATTGCTGGGGTCATCAAAGAAGTGGGTAAGGAAGTTAAGAAATTTAAAGTGGGTGATGTGGTGGGAGTGGGCTGTTTTGTCAATTCATGCAAAACTTGTAAGCCATGTAAAGAACACCAAGAGCAATTTTGTGCTAACCACAAAACGGTATTCACTTATGATTGTTTGGATTATTTCCATGACAATGAACCCCACATGGGCGGATACTCTAATAACATTGTGGTAGATGAAAATTATGTGATTAGCGTGGATAAAAACGCTCCTTTAGAAAAAGTAGCCCCCTTGCTTTGTGCGGGCATCACCACTTATTCGCCCTTAAAATTTTCTAAGGTTACTAAAGGCACAAAAGTCGGCGTCGCTGGGTTTGGTGGGCTAGGAAGCATGGCGGTTAAATACGCTGTGGTCATGGGGGCTGAAGTGAGCGTTTTTGCAAGAAACGAACACAAAAAACAAGACGCTTTAAGCATGGGGGCTAAACATTTCTACACTGACCCTAAAAATTGTAAAGAAGAATTGGATTTTATCATTTCAACCATTCCCACCCACTATGATTTAAAGGACTATCTCAAGCTCTTAACTTATAACGGCGATCTAGCCCTTGTGGGACTCCCCCCTATAGAAGTGGCTCCAACGCTTAATGTTTTTGATTTTATCAGTTTGGGTAATCGCAAGGTTTATGGCTCATTGATTGGGGGCATTAAAGAAACCCAAGAGATGATGGATTTCTCCATTAAACACAATATTTACCCTGAAATAGATTTGATTTTAGGCAAGGATATTGATACGGCTTACCATAACCTAACCCATGGGAAAGCAAAATTCCGCTATGTGATTGATATGAAAAAATCGTTTGACTAA
- a CDS encoding glycosyltransferase produces the protein MALVSNHSLKEQDSHIPIAFAFDKNYLIPAGACIYSLLESIAKASKKVCYTLYALVVGLNEQDIAKLHQIAEPFKEFAALEVRDVELFLDTIPNPFDEDFTKRFSKMVLVKYFLADLFPEYSKMVWSDADVIFCREFSADFLNIKEDDENYFHGVLEVEKNHMMEGFLFCNLGYQREKNFALKMHGLLKRNKAKEELDFTKWCWPNMKALGIEYCVFPWHYTVKDFSNAYLNENYKKTILEARKNPIIIHYDAWWGAVKPWDYPFGLKADLWLNALAKTPFMSDYTRQIHLNESFYTTKMAQQHYFSSTKSSKDILFKTPYLFFKSYLFVVFKERKIHSKIFDITCALVKRFFNKLIHLVFFMPKSLAIRAVRKVLRILKRLVFLVFFIPKKVVSKILKVLGLHGIVKKILIKLLKKS, from the coding sequence ATGGCTTTAGTTTCAAACCATTCTCTCAAAGAGCAAGATTCTCATATTCCTATCGCTTTTGCATTTGATAAAAATTACCTCATTCCTGCGGGTGCGTGCATTTATTCTTTATTGGAAAGTATCGCTAAAGCTAGTAAAAAAGTGTGTTACACTCTATACGCTTTAGTGGTAGGTCTAAATGAGCAAGATATAGCGAAACTCCACCAAATTGCAGAGCCTTTTAAAGAATTTGCCGCTTTAGAAGTGAGAGATGTTGAGCTTTTTTTAGACACTATTCCTAACCCTTTTGATGAGGATTTTACCAAGCGTTTTTCTAAAATGGTGTTAGTGAAGTATTTTTTGGCGGATTTATTCCCTGAATATTCTAAAATGGTGTGGAGCGATGCGGATGTTATCTTTTGCAGAGAATTTAGCGCTGATTTTTTAAACATTAAAGAAGATGATGAAAATTATTTTCATGGGGTTTTGGAAGTTGAAAAGAACCACATGATGGAAGGGTTTTTGTTTTGTAATTTAGGTTACCAACGCGAGAAAAATTTTGCTTTAAAAATGCATGGGCTTTTAAAGAGGAATAAGGCTAAAGAGGAATTGGATTTTACAAAGTGGTGTTGGCCTAACATGAAAGCTTTAGGGATTGAGTATTGCGTTTTCCCTTGGCATTACACGGTTAAAGATTTTTCTAATGCATACTTAAACGAGAATTATAAAAAAACCATTTTAGAGGCACGAAAGAACCCTATCATTATCCACTATGACGCTTGGTGGGGTGCGGTGAAACCTTGGGATTACCCTTTTGGTTTGAAAGCGGATTTATGGCTAAACGCCTTGGCTAAAACCCCTTTTATGAGCGATTACACCAGACAAATACATCTTAATGAGAGCTTTTACACCACAAAAATGGCTCAACAACATTATTTTTCTTCAACAAAGTCTTCAAAAGACATTCTTTTTAAAACTCCGTATTTGTTTTTCAAGTCGTATTTGTTTGTTGTGTTTAAAGAAAGAAAAATCCATTCAAAAATTTTTGATATAACTTGTGCTTTAGTGAAAAGATTTTTCAATAAGCTTATTCATCTAGTGTTTTTTATGCCTAAATCATTAGCTATAAGGGCGGTTCGTAAGGTTCTTAGAATCCTAAAGAGACTTGTTTTTTTGGTGTTTTTTATACCTAAAAAGGTGGTCAGTAAGATCCTTAAAGTTCTAGGACTTCATGGGATTGTAAAAAAAATCTTAATCAAGCTCTTAAAAAAGAGCTAG